From Chryseobacterium gallinarum, one genomic window encodes:
- a CDS encoding aminotransferase class I/II-fold pyridoxal phosphate-dependent enzyme: MDIFERIKENPGPLGQFADYGEGYFIFPRLEGPIGPRMQFQGREVIFWSANDYLGLCNHPEVKEADAQAAAEYGMFYPMGARAMSGETDQHLQLERELADFVQKESAYLLNFGYQGMVSTIDALVNRNDVIVYDMDSHACIVDGVRLHSGKRFTYKHNDMASLEKNLQRATKVAEETGGGILVITEGVFGMRGQQGKLKEICDLKSKYSFRLLVDDAHGFGTLGKTGAGAGEEQGCQDQIDVYFSTFAKSMAGFGAFLAGDKEVIRYLKFNLRSQIFAKSLTMPMVIGGLKRLELLRTRPEIKAKLWENVYKLQNGLRERGFNIGDTNTCVTPVMMQGTPVEATLLVKDLREIYGIFTSVVVYPVIPKGMILLRLIPTASHTDSEINETLAAFEAIHDKLVSGYYKEQEQKLLQEQGLSFKPI, encoded by the coding sequence TTGGATATTTTTGAAAGAATAAAAGAAAATCCAGGACCACTTGGACAATTTGCAGATTATGGAGAAGGATATTTTATTTTCCCAAGACTAGAGGGCCCTATCGGTCCCAGAATGCAGTTTCAAGGTAGAGAAGTAATTTTCTGGAGTGCCAATGATTATTTGGGACTTTGTAACCACCCTGAAGTAAAAGAAGCCGATGCGCAAGCTGCCGCAGAATACGGAATGTTTTATCCTATGGGTGCCAGAGCAATGTCAGGTGAAACAGACCAGCACCTTCAGCTGGAAAGAGAGTTGGCAGACTTTGTACAAAAAGAATCGGCCTACTTATTAAATTTTGGTTACCAGGGAATGGTATCTACTATCGATGCCCTGGTCAACAGAAATGATGTAATCGTTTATGATATGGACTCTCATGCCTGTATCGTGGATGGAGTAAGGCTTCATTCCGGAAAAAGATTTACCTACAAGCATAATGATATGGCAAGTCTTGAAAAAAACCTGCAAAGGGCCACTAAAGTAGCGGAAGAGACCGGAGGAGGTATCCTGGTTATTACAGAAGGGGTTTTCGGAATGAGAGGACAGCAGGGAAAACTGAAAGAAATCTGCGACCTGAAATCAAAATATAGCTTTAGGCTTTTGGTAGATGATGCTCACGGATTCGGAACACTTGGAAAAACAGGTGCCGGAGCCGGTGAAGAACAAGGCTGCCAGGATCAGATTGACGTATATTTCTCTACTTTTGCCAAATCAATGGCTGGTTTCGGGGCATTTCTTGCCGGAGATAAAGAGGTTATCAGATATCTGAAATTCAATCTTAGATCACAAATTTTTGCAAAATCTCTTACCATGCCAATGGTAATCGGAGGATTAAAGAGACTGGAGCTATTAAGAACGAGACCTGAAATCAAGGCAAAGCTTTGGGAAAATGTTTATAAATTACAGAACGGATTAAGAGAAAGAGGATTCAACATTGGAGATACCAATACCTGTGTAACGCCGGTAATGATGCAGGGAACTCCTGTAGAAGCTACTCTTCTGGTAAAAGATCTCAGAGAAATTTACGGGATTTTCACCTCTGTTGTAGTATATCCGGTCATTCCAAAAGGAATGATTCTGTTAAGATTAATTCCTACCGCTTCTCACACCGATTCTGAGATTAATGAAACTCTTGCGGCATTTGAAGCTATTCATGATAAATTAGTAAGTGGTTACTATAAAGAACAGGAACAAAAATTACTGCAGGAACAAGGATTAAGTTTTAAACCGATTTAA
- a CDS encoding DMT family transporter, producing the protein MKLRGYILGILSAVSYGLIPIFILPIKQAHFSMDITLFYRFFFSALMIGGYLIYSRQNFRINKREALILAILGICYALSSEFLFLGYDFLTPGIASTVLFIYPVIVALIMFFFYKEKLNRLSIISLLFAFAGVIVLCLKGTGFEINFAGLGIVMLSSLFYALYMVIVNKSNLKVSGFKLTFYSMLFNSLFFMTKSVIGHESFAIPSTAIFLNFLIFAFLTTVISSLCLVYAIKHIGSTPVAILGALEPVVAVMVSVFIFNEKFTTNLLIGITLILLGVILNVISDRKNTAHV; encoded by the coding sequence ATGAAACTCAGAGGATATATATTGGGGATCTTGTCAGCCGTTTCATACGGATTAATACCAATCTTCATCCTGCCGATCAAGCAGGCTCATTTTTCAATGGACATTACCCTGTTTTACAGGTTTTTCTTTTCTGCCCTGATGATAGGCGGATATCTGATTTATTCCCGGCAAAATTTCAGAATTAATAAAAGAGAAGCTTTAATATTGGCTATTCTGGGAATATGCTATGCCCTTTCCTCAGAATTTTTGTTTCTAGGCTATGACTTTCTTACCCCGGGAATTGCCTCCACCGTTCTGTTCATTTATCCTGTTATTGTAGCTTTGATTATGTTTTTCTTTTATAAAGAGAAGCTTAACAGATTATCGATAATTTCTCTCCTTTTCGCTTTTGCAGGAGTAATTGTTTTATGCCTGAAAGGAACCGGTTTTGAAATCAATTTTGCAGGCCTTGGAATTGTTATGCTCAGTTCATTATTTTATGCACTTTATATGGTGATTGTCAACAAATCAAATCTGAAAGTTTCGGGGTTTAAGCTCACCTTCTACTCTATGCTCTTTAATTCTTTATTTTTTATGACCAAATCTGTTATAGGGCATGAATCATTTGCTATTCCCTCTACGGCTATCTTTTTAAACTTTCTTATTTTTGCTTTCCTTACCACGGTTATTTCCAGTTTATGCCTGGTATATGCCATTAAACATATAGGCTCTACACCGGTTGCCATTCTGGGAGCACTGGAACCGGTAGTTGCTGTAATGGTAAGCGTATTTATATTTAATGAAAAGTTTACCACCAATTTGCTTATTGG